A region from the Triticum aestivum cultivar Chinese Spring chromosome 3D, IWGSC CS RefSeq v2.1, whole genome shotgun sequence genome encodes:
- the LOC123077897 gene encoding reticulon-like protein B21, with the protein MQQLGAATPSTRRRLTVPRRSPAAASVWETRMEMDEVKGGVKVFSEGADDADEEGMRVYSRLRRNQSDGGGAGAGAGTAAAAKKRRNWKASEPVTAIGELRKSRSDAAATGAVAKRAVARVTTPEKKLAAEVKEVVVVEVEKAPLPQPKDIEEEAEEDQEEWEEELEAEEEEEEKEVLDQDQTAIDEDETDQATAPNQEDEQDLAPPTKRAIRPVAAPTEDERAANPEPVKLAAAVNLRSMNPEPMTPPVKKKPTPVVIHRTDPEPARTSPEKKASPVIRRHFPKQEPVDNPPEEEEYEEIQGRPSALSTSNRRMQNIVDLVMWRDVSKSAFVFGFGTFSLISCSYAKDLNFNTITAASYLGLVYLGLRFLCKSLLNRGESVECDDETNNERSHYLVGEEDAVWLLRLVLPYVNEVLLNLRSLFSGEPATTMKLALLLFAMARCGNFVTLWTLAKLVFFGIFTIPKVCSSYSTQLARYGKFWLERFRDAWESCSHKKAVVAAVFTLVWNVSSTVARVWAVFMLVVAMKCYQQRMMEFGWSSSVEEAAENDEPQQQQEESPAKPVQTEKAHDQGSHGFVAHRRMPVSGEFARERLRARGGIQPRC; encoded by the exons ATGCAACAGCTGGGGGCCGCCACGCCCAGCACGAGAAGGCGCCTCACGGTGCCGAGGCGGTCTCCCGCGGCGGCGTCGGTGTGGGAGACGCGGATGGAGATGGACGAGGTGAAGGGCGGCGTCAAGGTCTTCAGCGAAGGCGCCGACGACGCCGACGAGGAGGGCATGCGGGTGTACAGCCGCCTGCGACGGAACCaaagcgacggcggcggcgcgggcgcgggcgccgggACGGCTGCGGCGGCCAAGAAGCGGAGGAACTGGAAGGCGTCGGAGCCGGTCACGGCGATCGGGGAGCTGCGCAAGTCGCGCTCCGacgcggcggcgacgggggcggtggcCAAGCGGGCGGTGGCGAGGGTCACCACGCCGGAGAAGAAGCTGGCGGCCGAggtgaaggaggtggtggtggtggaggtggaaaAGGCGCCATTACCGCAACCCAAGGACATcgaagaggaggcagaggaggaccaggaggagtgggaggaagagctggaagcagaagaggaggaggaggagaaggaggtgctAGATCAGGATCAGACGGCCATTGACGAGGACGAAACTGATCAGGCGACAGCTCCGAATCAAG AGGACGAACAAGATCTTGCGCCACCGACAAAAA GAGCGATCAGGCCTGTGGCAGCACCGACTGAAGATGAGAGAGCGGCCAATCCAGAGCCAGTGAAACTTGCTGCGGCCGTCAATCTCCGGTCGATGAACCCAGAGCCCATGACCCCTCCCG TGAAGAAGAAGCCGACTCCGGTGGTAATCCACAGAACGGACCCAGAGCCGGCAAGAACTTCTCCAG AGAAGAAAGCTTCGCCGGTAATCCGCCGACATTTCCCCAAGCAAGAGCCTGTGGATAATCCCCCTG AGGAAGAAGAGTATGAGGAGATCCAGGGCAGGCCGTCAGCTCTTAGCACAAGCAATCGAAGAATGCAGAACATTG TGGATTTGGTAATGTGGAGAGATGTGTCAAAGTCTGCATTTGTGTTTGGATTCGGGACCTTTTCGCTCATCTCCTGCTCCTATGCCAAAGACCTAAACTTCAA CACAATAACAGCAGCTTCGTATCTAGGCCTGGTCTACCTTGGTCTAAGATTCCTTTGCAAGTCCTTACTCAACAG AGGTGAGAGTGTGGAGTGTGATGATGAGACGAATAATGAGAGGTCCCACTACCTGGTTGGTGAGGAGGATGCCGTCTGGCTGCTGAGGCTTGTGCTGCCCTACGTCAACGAGGTGCTCCTGAACCTCCGGtccctcttctccggcgagccaGCGACCACCATGAAG CTGGCGCTGCTGCTGTTTGCAATGGCCCGGTGTGGTAACTTTGTCACCCTCTGGACCCTGGCCAAACTGG TGTTCTTTGGCATCTTCACCATTCCCAAGGTGTGCTCCTCCTACTCCACGCAGCTCGCCAGATATG GCAAGTTTTGGCTGGAGAGGTTCAGGGAtgcatgggagtcttgctcccacAAGAAGGCGGTTGTCGCAGCCGTCTTCACCCTCGTCTGGAATGTTTCCTCCACGGTGGCTCGTGTCTGGGCTG TGTTCATGCTGGTGGTGGCGATGAAGTGCTACCAGCAGCGCATGATGGAGTTCGGCTGGAGCAGCTCGGTGGAGGAAGCCGCTGAGAACGATGAGCCGCAACAGCAGCAGGAGGAGTCTCCCGCTAAACCTGTCCAGACAGAGAAGGCACATGATCAAGGGTCACATGGCTTCGTGGCGCACCGGCGAATGCCGGTCTCCGGCGAGTTCGCCAGGGAGAGGCTGAGGGCGAGAGGCGGCATCCAGCCAAGGTGTTAG
- the LOC123077898 gene encoding E3 ubiquitin-protein ligase SINAT5: protein MDVDSVECLSLPDAAMDADDVGLALHPHGGILAAASRPAAYPKAGAGAGGIVAPGSSVHELLECPVCTNSMYPPIHQCQNGHTLCSTCKARVHNRCPTCRQELGDIRCLALEKVAESLELPCKYYSLGCPEIFPYYSKIKHEAMCSFRPYSCPYAGSECSVTGDIPYLVNHLRDDHKVDMHSGCTFNHRYVKSNPREVENATWMLTVFHCFGQYFCLHFEAFQLGMAPVYMAFLRFMGDENEARNYSYSLEVGANGRKMVWEGTPRSVRDSHRKVRDSHDGLLIQRNMALFFSGGDRKELKLRITGRIWKETQTPDGTCVPVLCS from the exons ATGGACGTGGACAGCGTCGAGTGCCTCTCGCTGCCCGACGCCGCCATGGACGCGGACGACGTCGGCCTCGCCCTCCACCCGCACGGCGGgatcctcgccgccgcctcccgcccggcCGCCTACCCCAaggccggcgccggcgcgggggGCATCGTCGCGCCGGGGAGCAGCGTGCACGAGCTGCTCGAGTGCCCCGTCTGCACCAACTCCATGTACCCGCCGATCCACCAG TGCCAAAATGGACATACTCTGTGTTCCACATGCAAAGCTAGGGTACACAATCGTTGCCCTACTTGCCGACAAGAGCTCGGTGATATCAGGTGTTTGGCACTGGAGAAAGTAGCCGAATCGCTTGAGCTTCCCTGTAAGTACTATTCCTTGGGTTGCCCAGAGATCTTCCCATACTACAGCAAGATAAAGCATGAAGCGATGTGCAGCTTTAGACCATACAGTTGCCCCTATGCTGGTTCTGAGTGTTCTGTGACTGGTGATATTCCTTACCTTGTTAACCATTTGAGGGATGACCACAAAGTTGATATGCACAGCGGCTGCACATTCAACCATAGATACGTCAAATCCAACCCAAGAGAAGTCGAAAATGCCACCTGGATGCTAACG GTGTTTCACTGTTTCGGGCAGTACTTCTGCCTGCACTTCGAGGCCTTCCAGCTTGGGATGGCACCAGTGTACATGGCCTTCCTGCGTTTCATGGGAGACGAGAATGAGGCGCGGAACTACAGTTACAGCCTCGAGGTCGGCGCCAATGGCAGGAAGATGGTATGGGAGGGCACCCCCAGGAGCGTGCGTGACAGCCACCGGAAGGTGCGTGACAGCCACGATGGTCTCCTAATCCAGAGGAACATGGCATTGTTCTTCTCGGGCGGCGACCGGAAGGAGCTGAAGCTAAGGATCACCGGCCGGATCTGGAAGGAGACGCAGACCCCGGATGGCACCTGCGTACCAGTTCTCTGTAGCTAA